ATAGATCAAGATGCTTTAGAAATAGCCGCTAAAAATTATATAAATTCTTCTAAACACTCAAATTTGAAATTTTATTGTGGGAATTGGTGGTCACCTCTTGAAAGTTTTAAAGGAAAATTAGACCTTGCTATTTCAAACCCGCCATATATTCCTAATGAAACTTATGAAAAATTACCCAAAGAAGTTAAAAATTTCGAACCTAAAGTTGCTTTATTAGGCGGCGAAGATGGTTTAAAACATATCAGGGAAATAATACAAAAAGCACCATTATTTTTAAAAGAAAAGGGCTGGCTAATTTTAGAGAATCATTTTGATCAAAGTGAAAAAGTAAAACAACTACTTATTGAAAATAAATTTACATCAATAGAAATTGTGAAAGATCTTTCAGGTATTGGTAGGTTTACTATTGGAAGATATATATAAATATGAAAGTTTCATAATCTAAATGAATTTAATAGACTATAGATCCGCCATAAAAACTCTTAAAAGTGGTTTACCTATAATTTTCCCAACAGACACATTACCTGCGATTGGCTGCTTGCCAAAATTTTCAAATATTATTTATGAGTTTAAAAAAAGAGATAGAGATAAACCCCTAATTCTTATGGGATCTGAACATAAACAATTAATTGATTACGTTCACGAATCAGCTAAAGAAGATTACGAAAATATAGCTTCAAAATATTGGCCTGGAGCATTGACAATGGTTATTCCTGCTTCAGAAAAGCAGACTTCAATCCTCACAAGCAATGATCTAACTCTTGGGTTGAGGATTCCAAATTCATATATTGCTCAGTCTCTTATTAGAGAAACAGGCCCATTGTTAACCTCAAGTGCAAATATTTCAGGGTTTAAAGGATCGATTACAGTTGAAGGTATTGCTTTAGACTTCCCTTCTTTACAAATATTAAACCCTACCCCCTGGGAAAAAAGTAGTGGAAAAGCTAGTACTATTATATTTTGGAAGAAAAGCGGGGATTGGAGTTTAATTAGAGAAGGAGAAGTATTAGTTAGGGAATTGCATTAATGTTTTTATTATTATTTTTTGTTTTATTAATCCAATTTTTTACTTATTGGATATTTGAACCCTTGTCATCTTTTTTAGAGTATGTTCTCGAAATAAGATTGTTTCCTATCATTGCTCTGATAAGTTTAATCTTTTTATTTTCAGCAAAGAATATTGAACAGAATTAAATAAATCAAAATGCCGGCTAACAGATTTGAACTGATGACCTTCGCTTTACAAAAGCGCTGCTCTACCGCTGAGCTAAGCCGGCAATCTCTTTATCTTACAATTTGGTAGGGTCAATTATCAGTATTTTTTTAGCTTTTTTTAAATTTATTATTTTTTTATATTTTTATTAGCTTTATCAGTTTTATCAGTTTTTTTGAATTTTATTTCTCCTGAAATAGTTCTTTTGATTGGTAAATTTGCAACTAATGCAGTCATTCTATCCTCAGTCTCTAAACTTACTGCTACCTCTTCAAAATCAATTTCAACATATTTAGCAACAACATCAAGAATCTCTTTCCTCATTTTATCTAAAAGATCAGTTGTTAAGGAACTCATATCAACTCTGTCATGAGCAAGTACAAGTTGTAATCTTTCTCTAGCTGTATTTGCACTAGACGTTTCTCTGCCTAGTAATTTATTTATAAGATCTCTGAGAGTCATCATTTTAAAAAACCTTTGTTTGCATTAATCTAATGAATTTATCTTTAAGGCTTTTGCCTTCTTTTTTTGGATCGATAATTGGTACGTCTTTATTTGTAAGTCTTTGAGAAACATTTAAATAACATTTTTTTGCAGGAGATCTACGATCTGAAAGTGTCAGTGGCTCTCCTCTATTTGTACTTATTATTACCTGTTCATCTTCTAAAACAATACCTAATAAGGGCAAAGAAAGGATCCCTTGAACATCTTCGATAGATAACATTTCTTGACTAGCCATCATGTTAGGGCGAACTCTATTGATTACAAGTTGGATAGGCTCAATATCTGAAGTATTAAGAATCCCTATTACTCTATCCGCATCTCGAACTGCGGATAATTCTGGGTTAGTAACAACAATAGCTTCTTTACAAGCTGCAAGAGCATTTTTAAAGCCATCTTCTACACCCGCTGGACAATCTACTAAGACAAAATCAAAGTTTTCACTAAGAAGCTCACTAATTTTTTTCATATCTTCGGGCTTCATCCAATCCAACATCCTTGGATCTCCAGCAGGTAGAAGAGCAAGATTAGGTTCCTTTTTATGTCTAACTAATGCTTGGTCAAGACGACAATTGTTGTCAAGAACATCTTGAGCAGTATAAACAATGCGATTTTCTAATCCTAGAAGAAGATCTAAATTTCTTAAGCCAAAATCAGCATCTAACACAGCAGTTGTTGCTCCGCTATTAGCAAGTGCTATTCCTAGGTTTGCAGTTAGAGTTGTTTTACCAACCCCTCCTTTGCCTGAACAAATTAGTATTGTGCGAGTTGTCTTCCCCACGGTTTTAAAGATTTTACAAATAATAAAGCCACTTGCAGAAAGTTAAATATTTTAAAGATTAAGTAATTCTTAAATTTGTCTAGTTTGATTTAATTTATTGCAAATGATTGATTAATTTTTACTTTCGATTATGTGTGGTTTAATGATTATCGTTTGTTTATCTATTAGCGCAATTTCTGGATAACAACTTTTGGGCTTATCCTTTGGTCCAATAGCTATCACATCTGCAATTCTTAACTGTAAAGGGTTGAGATAAAGTGATGTAATAGAGGCATTTGTATTCCCACTTTTACCTGCGAATGCGATCCCTAGTAATTTGCCCCAAACGTAAATATTTTTCTTAGCGGAAACTATTGCTCCTGGATTAACGTCTCCAATAATGCATAGGTTTCCATTTGAAGATATTCTTTCACCCGATCGTACTGTTCCTTTATGAAGAATATCGTCTTTCTTTTTTGAATTGAATAAAAGTAACTTATTTTTAATCTCTTGCTCTTTTATAAAAACTGAATCTATTTTTAAAAACTTTCCGCTTAGTATCGTATATCTATTATTTGAGTAAATGCGTAAGGAACAAATATTAATTTTGTCAAAATGGTTTTTTAATTTCGCTAATTGATGAGAACTTATAGACTCATTTATTACGAAGATTTTTGCTTCTAGAGCTTCTTTGATGTAAGAAAACCTTTTGAATGTTTCATGGATATTATTTAAATCTAATAAAGAAAAAATTTCTAAATATTTACTTTTAGTATTTTTTAAAACTATTTCCATTGAATTAAATCTAGGAATTGCTTTTTAATAATGAAATTTCATTTTTAATTTCATTTTTGATCATACCTGGATAAATAATAAAAGAGCTTTCCTCAGATCTCATTAAAGTTTTTATTAAAGCAGAATTATTTTCTAATGCACTTTGATAAGTGCCATCCCATATTTTAAGTGCATTATTAGAATTAAAACTTTTAAAAGACCTTTCCTTAATCCCACAAAATATTTCTGAATCATAACCATTCTTTTCACATAATTTTGTTGCAAATGCGAGGATTTTTAATCTATTCAACTTACTTAAAAAACTTATGTCTGATGCCTTTAATAAATCTCTGTCAATAAACATTTTGCATAGTGTAGAAAGTGGCTCAAAAGATTCATCTTTCCATCTAATCAAATGGTAATAAAAGGTTACATCATCATTTCTTATGAAATCATTAAAATCAACCTTTGAAGGTGAAAAAATCCACTTATGTAGAGAATCATCTAACCAAATTTTCTTTTCATAATTTTGTTTTATAGTGTGTATTATTTTTTCTAGAATCCATGTTGATATTTCATTTATCCTGTGATTATAGATTGTTCTGTACATCAAGTTTCTTAGTACAAGGAAATGTTCTATAGCGATAACTCCTTTTGGTTTGATTCCGATATTCCCATCAGGTGAAAAAGTAAGAGCTGAGATAATTCTTTCTAAATCTACTAACCCATAATTAGTACCTGTATTATAGCTATCGCGCAAAAGATAATCGAGACGATCGCAATCTATCTCACTACTTATCAATGTTTTTAAAGGTTTTGAAAATAGTTGTTTTGATTGAAATAATTCACCAATTTTTCTCGGTAATTCGTTGTCATATTTTTTGAGGATTGAATTTATTGGAGAATATTTTGTAACCAATTTTTCAGACCATTGTTCGTGATCATGCTTAAATATTTTTTCACTGGTATGGCTTAGAGGTCCATGACCTAAATCATGTAGCAGAGCTGCTCCATAGAGAACAAATTTATTTTCACAAAATGAAGATTTACTTTCAATTAATCTCTTATAAATTTTTCTAGCTATACAAAAAACACCAATTGAGTGAGTAAATCTACTCGATTCTGCACCATGAAAAAGTAATGATGCTGCTCCTAATTGTTTTATTCTTCTTAGTCTTTGAAAAGCAACTGTATCAATTAATTCCATAATCATTAATTCTTCTGGCTTTCCTGAATCAAATACTATTTCTTTATGAATTGGGTCATGAAAAATTCTTTTAATACTCATATTTTTAAGATTTTTTATTTTCAATCTTTAGCCATCTCAAGGTTTAATTTTTCGTTGTTTAATTCAATAGTTTGAACTGCAACTTCTTCTTTTTCCAGTAGCGACCCCAGAAATAATTCTGCATTCTTCACCCATTTATCATCGGTACTTCCATAATCACTTGTATCCGGGAGATCAAGTAATTTATCAGGAGTCATACCTTGGCCTTGAATATTATTACCTTTGGGGGTTAAGTAACTGGCCACTGTTATAGCAATACCACTATCTTCTCCCAAACTTTTTAGGGATTGAATTAAACCTTTCCCATAAGTTTGTTCGCCCATAAGAATGGATCTTTCATTATCTTGTAATGCGCCAGCAAGTATTTCACTGGCACTTGCAGTACCTTTATTTACTAAAGTCACCATTGGTCCATCAAAAGATGTTTCTTTTTGAGAAATAATTGCATCTTTGATTCCATTTCTATCTTTTGTCTCGACTACAGGCTTCTCACTTAATAAAGAGTCTGCAACTGCTATACCTGAGCTAACTAGCCCCCCTGAATTATTTCTAAGATCCAAGATTAAGCCCTCAACATCTTTCTCATTTAACTCTTGAAGTGCTTCTTCAACTTTTTTGGGTACGCTTTCGCTAAATTGAGTTATCCTTAAATATCCTATTGTGTGAGAATCGTCTCTTAATCTTTTTGTTCTAACTGGTCTGAGATCCACAGATCTCCTCTCTAGATCGACTTCCCTAATTTCGCCTGATTCCGAAGATAATTCAACTAAAACTTTTGTCCCCGATTCACCTCTTAACTTAGAAGCAGTACTCGCAAGCCCTAATTTTTCTGATGAGATTCCGTCCACCGATTCTATAATGTCTCCGCTTACTATTCCAGCTTCTTCAGCTGGGGAACCCCCAAGAGTAGAGATAACTTTAACTTTATTGTCATCATCTTCACCTAATTGAAGCCCAACACCATTAATTTCACTACCAAAATTACTTGATTTCAGTAGTTCATAATCTTTCGGGCGTAAAACTCTCGTATAAGGATCGTCTAGAGGTCTTAACATGTCTTCAATTGCGGAATAAGCCTCTTCACTTGTTTCAATTTGTTTCTGTAATGTTTTTTGTCTAATTCTTTTCCATTGGATTTCATCAAACTTTTCTGGATCATAAAAACCTTCGTTTACCAAGGTCCAAGCATCAAGTACTAATTGCCTGCTATCACTGAGAGCATCCACTCTTTCAATCAATAAAAGATTGATTGAAAAAACGATGATCATTGATACAGTGATCACAGTTTTGAATGTTAAAAGTTTGTTAAAAGATGAATTCATTGGGTTAAGTGTTAACACCAAGTATAAGAATTTTAAGTAAGCTCTTTATATCAAAGCTAATTTTTTTTTGGATGGCGAATTCTTCATCTGTTTATGACTGGTTTCAAGAAAGGCTTGAAATCCAAGACATAACTGACGACGTAACTTCCAAGTACGTACCCCCTCACGTAAACATTTTTTACTGTTTAGGAGGCATAACTTTAGTATGCTTCCTAATTCAATTTGCAACAGGTTTTGCAATGACTTTTTACTATAAGCCAACAGTTACACAAGCTTATAGTTCAGTAAGTTATTTAATGACTGATGTTAGTTTTGGATGGTTAATAAGGTCAGTACATAGATGGAGTGCATCAATGATGGTTTTGATGTTAATCCTTCATGTCTTTAGGGTTTATCTTACCGGTGGTTTTAAAAGGCCAAGAGAACTTACTTGGGTAACTGGAGTTGTTATGGCTGTTATAACAGTAGCTTTTGGTGTTACAGGATATTCTTTGCCTTGGGATCAAGTGGGTTATTGGGCGGTTAAGATTGTTTCTGGTGTTCCAGCTGCAATTCCTGTTATTGGTGATTTTATGGTTGAATTACTTAGAGGTGGAGAGAGTGTTGGACAATCTACTCTTACACGATTCTACAGTCTTCATACTTTTGTTTTGCCATGGTCATTAGCTGTATTCATGTTGATGCACTTTTTAATGATTCGTAAACAGGGTATTTCAGGTCCCTTATAAACTCCTATAATTCAATTATTATCAGATTAATACATGTCTACGTTAAAAAAACCAGATCTATCTGATCCAAAATTAAGAGCAAAATTGGCCAAAGGTATGGGCCATAATTACTATGGTGAACCTGCTTGGCCAAATGATTTATTATACATATTTCCAGTTGTTATCCTTGGGACTATTGCATGTGTTGTTGGGCTAGCAGTACTTGACCCTGCAATGTTAGGAGACAAAGCTAATCCATTCGCAACTCCTTTAGAAATATTACCTGAATGGTATCTTTATCCAGTTTTTCAAATACTTAGGGTAGTGCCTAATAAACTTTTGGGCATTGCACTTCAAACGTTAATACCTTTGGGCTTAATGATCTTACCCTTTATCGAAAATGTTAATAAATTTTCTAATCCCTTTAGAAGGCCTATAGCCATGTCGGTTTTCTTGTTTGGAACTTTCCTAACAATATATCTTGGTATAGGTGCTTGCTTACCTATAGATAAATCTTTAACTTTGGGTTTATTTTAATCTCAAATTTTAAACATATCTAAGTCATTATTCTCTACCCTCAAGAAGTGATGCATTAATAAAAAGCCAACTATTGTCCAGGTTTGGTAAGTTCTTGATTGTTGCCCCACCCAAGTCCCTGTAGGACCGTCAAAATATTCTGCCCACTCTTGCTTAGGTAGTTGATTAAGTTGGCACCAATATGACTCTTCGATTAGAGATTTCATTTCTTCCATAAGAATTACATCATCAGAAGGAAACTTTTTTTGATGTAAAAGAACAGCTGTACCAAAAAACCATAATAGGCTCGGCCAATGTCCACCATTATGGTAACTCCAAGGCCAATTCTTTGGATCCGAACCTGTTTTATTTTGCCATTCTTCGACATCCATATGCGGATGACAAATTCGCATAGGCATTTGAGCCATCAAATGCTGCCTGTTATGCAAAACTAATCTAAATAAAGCTCTTTGTTCTGCGGGAGGAAGAACTCCAAACATACAGGCTAAAGAATTTCCTAAACTGTAAAATCGAAAGTCAGGTCTTCCTGTTCTAATATTTCCTATTAAATATCCACCTCTATTTTCTAACCAATCTTGGAGCCATGAAGGAACTACTTGAGGTTGAACATTAAATTCATTGAAGTGTTGATCATCTCCGTACTGCTCGGTTGGCCTTCTTCTTAAGATTTGCATTGTTTGGCTGGTAACCCAATAATGTTTCAAGAGAAAACTTCCTAGGTCTTTAACCCATTGATTTGTGAGAATAAGCCTTTGATCTAATAGTCTACTTACGTGATCTGCTCGACTTAATTCCATTAAATTTATACAGCTTTTTAAACATCCATGAAGTAAAACTTCAACTTCTAAAGGTGCTCCCCATACATCCATAGGTCTATCAATCATGAATGCGCAATCTGGTACAAAAAGTACGGGAGTACCTTCAAATGTTGGATGAAGAACTAGATCTAGTAATAGTTGAATACCTCTTTGAACGCTCTGACTCTTTCCAAAAGCAAAATCACCGCTCTTATTTACATAATACCAACATAAAATTGGCCACCATAAACTTGCATCGGCTGAAGTAATTCTGCCAATCGATCTTTGACCATAGTCTCCAATAAGCTTTCCATTTTCTTCAACGAAACTAGTAGGAAATACTCCACGAGTTTGATAATTAGTGCTTTGTAACTCAAGACATACAGTAAGAAACTTTTTTACAATTTCGTATCGTTTTTGAGTAATGAGGTAAATCATTACTGGAACGTTATCTCTTAAAAAAATTTCTCCGTAATTTAACTTTTTATTTTTTGTTGGGTGTTCTAATGCCGCAACACTACCTACTAATTCACCTGAAATTTCGACTAAAGTCTTTTCAAAGTGTTTTTTCGCATTTGTTACAATTTTTTCTTCATCAGAACTTGGTCTTACTCGTAAATTTTTTTGACTAAATCTTTCTGCCATTTCATTTATATCCCTTTATTTAAGCCTAGTTCTTTAAAGAGACTTTGAACAAAAAAAAAATTAATAAAAAATTTTTGTATAAAAGGTTGCACAATTAAGGTTGAATGGTTTAATATTTTCTTCTGGGCAAAAAATTCTTTTTTTGCATAATTCAGGTAATTATCTAAAATCTAATTTTTCGATAATAAATGAATTTTTTGGAGATTCGATCTCGGTCATTATTTCCAGCCAGAAGAAGGGTTTCCCCTTCAAAGTGAGTTATTCAATCATTGTTTAACTCTGCACCTAGAAAATTTAAAAACTTAGGAACTGATGCTTTTATTGCGTCAAATATTTATTAAATTTATTTTTGATAATTATTAGATGTATTTGCAATAAAGGTGTGAGGTCCCGTCAAGAATATATAAATTGTTTTCAATTGCTAACTTTTAGTTTTTTGAAAACCAACGGATCTGAGATCTTGGAAAGTCACTTTGAAATATTTTTAATGTGCACTCAAAGTAATCCTTAAATATTTAAGGAGGCTGAACCTGAATAATTTAAGTCAATCTTATTTTTTATTTGGAGAAAGCAATTCATATTGAGTAGATTTATCTACAAAAGGATTTGAACACAACGGAGAGTTTGATCCTGGCTCAGGATGAACGCTGGCGGCGTGCTTAACACATGCAAGTCGAACGAACCTTCGGGTTAGTGGCGGACGGGTGAGTAACGCGTGAGAATCTGCCCTCAGGAGGGGGATAACGGTTGGAAACGACCGCTAATACCCCATATGCCTATTGGTGAAATGAATTTCGCCTGAGGATGAGCTCGCGTCTGATTAGCTAGTTGGTGAGGTAATGGCTCACCAAGGCTTCGATCAGTAGCTGGTCTGAGAGGATGATCAGCCACACTGGGACTGAGACACGGCCCAGACTCCTACGGGAGGCAGCAGTGGGGAATTTTCCGCAATGGGCGAAAGCCTGACGGAGCAACGCCGCGTGAGGGACGAAGGCCTCTGGGCTGTAAACCTCTTTTCTCAAGGAAGAAGATATGACGGTACTTGAGGAATAAGCCACGGCTAATTCCGTGCCAGCAGCCGCGGTAATACGGGAGTGGCAAGCGTTATCCGGAATTATTGGGCGTAAAGCGTCCGCAGGCGGCTTTTCAAGTCTGCTGTTAAAACGTGGAGCTTAACTCCATCATGGCAGTGGAAACTGAAAGGCTTGAGTATGGTAGGGGCAGAGGGAATTCCCGGTGTAGCGGTGAAATGCGTAGATATCGGGAAGAACACCAGTGGCGAAGGCGCTCTGCTGGGCCATTACTGACGCTCATGGACGAAAGCCAGGGGAGCGAAAGGGATTAGATACCCCTGTAGTCCTGGCCGTAAACGATGAACACTAGGTGTCGGGGGAATCGACCCCTTCGGTGTCGTAGCTAACGCGTTAAGTGTTCCGCCTGGGGAGTACGCACGCAAGTGTGAAACTCAAAGGAATTGACGGGGGCCCGCACAAGCGGTGGAGTATGTGGTTTAATTCGATGCAACGCGAAGAACCTTACCAGGGTTTGACATCCTGCGAACCTCTTAGAAATTTGAGGGTGCCTTCGGGAATGCAGTGACAGGTGGTGCATGGCTGTCGTCAGCTCGTGTCGTGAGATGTTGGGTTAAGTCCCGCAACGAGCGCAACCCACGTTTTTAGTTGCCAGCATTTAGTTGGGCACTCTAGAAAGACCGCCGGTGATAAACCGGAGGAAGGTGTGGATGACGTCAAGTCATCATGCCCCTTACACCCTGGGCTACACACGTACTACAATGCTACGGACAAAGGGCAGCAAACTCGCGAGAGCTAGCAAATCCCATAAACCGTGGCTCAGTTCAGATCGTAGGCTGCAACTCGCCTACGTGAAGTAGGAATCGCTAGTAATCGCAGGTCAGCATACTGCGGTGAATACGTTCCCGGGCCTTGTACACACCGCCCGTCACACCATGGAAGTTGGCCATGCCCGAAGTCGTTACTCCAACCCTTGTGGAGGAGGACGCCGAAGGTGGGGCTAATGACTGGGGTGAAGTCGTAACAAGGTAGCCGTACCGGAAGGTGCGGCTGGATCACCTCCTAACAGGGAGACAACAAAATGTTTAATATTATTTTGTCACCTTAGGTCGATCGGTATCTCACATTCTTAATTTATTAAGAATTTCATTTCTTAAGTTTTTCTAGGTCACACCCATTTTTTCCTGGGCCATTAGCTCAGGTGGTTAGAGCGCACCCCTGATAAGGGTGAGGTCCCTGGTTCAAGTCCAGGATGGCCCATATCTCTATGTTGGGGGTATAGCTCAGTTGGTAGAGCGCCTGCTTTGCAAGCAGGATGTCAGCGGTTCGAGTCCGCTTACCTCCACTGATTACCACCTCCTCCATATTTTTGGAGTAAGGAAAATTTTGAGTTGTGATCAATTTCTGAACGAATCTAGCTTCCTAATGTGATCATTAAGATGCTGGACTCATTGAATTATTTTCATTGTTTTCAGAGAACCTTGACAACTGCATAGATTATTTTAAAGACAATAAGCATCTTTAATGATGCAGATTTATTATTTGTGCGAATGCATTAATAACAATTCTATTAAGCTGATGCTTCAAATTTTGAAGTTATTGGTCAAGCTACAAAGGGCTCACGGAGGATACCTAGGCACACAGAGGCGATGAAGGACGTGGTTACCTGCGATAAGTCTCGGGGAGTTGGAAGCACACTTTGATCCGGGAATTTCCGAATGGGGCAACCCCATGTACGGCCAACTGAATATATAGGTTGGTGCGAGCTAACCCAGCGAACTGAAACATCTTAGTAGCTGGAGGAAGAGAAAGTAAATAACGACTCCCTCAGTAGCGGCGAGCGAACGGGGAACAGCCCAAACCGATAGTCTTGACTATCGGGGTTGTGGGACAGCAATATGGATCAATAAGTCTAGAAGAAACGTTTGAATGGCGTGCCATAGAGGGTGAAAGCCCCGTAATCGAAAGATAAGTTGACCTAGCTGCATCCCGAGTAGCACGGAGCACGTGGAATTCCGTGTGAATCTGCGAGGACCACCTCGTAAGGCTAAGTACTACTGTGTGACCGATAGAGAAACAGTACCGCGAGGGAAAGGTGAAAAGAACCCCGGGAGGGGAGTGAAATAGAACATGAAACCGTGAGCTTACAAGCAATGGGAGCCCGACTAATCGGGTGACCGTGTGCCTGTTGAAGAATGAGCCGGCGACTTATAGGCACTGGCGGGTTAAACCGGAAATGGTGGAGCCACAGCGAAAGCGAGTCTTAATAGGGCGTTTGTCAGTGTTTATAGACCCGAACCCTGGTGATCTAACCATGGCCAGGATGAAGCTTGGGTGATACCAAGTGGAGGTCCGAACCGACTGAAGTTGAAAATTCAGCGGATGAGCTGTGGTTAGGGGTGAAATGCCAATCGAACCAGGAGCTAGCTGGTTCTCCCCGAAATACGTTGAGGCGTAGCGTCTAGTGCTCCAGCAGGGGGGTAAAGCAACCATTTCGGTGCGGGCTGCGAAAGCGGTACCAAATCGATATGAACTCTGAATACCCTGTGTGTAACTAGGCAGTCAGACTGTGGGGGATAAGCTCCATAGTCAAGAGGGAAACAGCCCAGACCGCCAGCTAAGGTCCCAAAATTAACGCTAAGTGATAAAGGAGGTGGGATTGCCCAGACAACCAGGAGGTTTGCCTAGAAGCAGCCATCCTCAAAGGAGTGCGTAATAGCTCACTGGTCGAGCGATCCTGCGCCGAAAATGAACGGGGCTAAGCGTTATACCGAAGCTGCGGATAAATTTATTTATGGTAGGGGAGCGTTCTATGTAGGGTGAAGCGTTAGCGTAAGCGGACGTGGACAGCATAGAAGTGAGAATGTCGGCTTGAGTAGCGAAAACATGGGTGAGAATCCCATGCCCCGAAACCCTAAGGGTTCCTCCGGCAGGCTCGTCCGCGGAGGGTTA
This sequence is a window from Prochlorococcus marinus XMU1419. Protein-coding genes within it:
- the petB gene encoding cytochrome b6, with the translated sequence MANSSSVYDWFQERLEIQDITDDVTSKYVPPHVNIFYCLGGITLVCFLIQFATGFAMTFYYKPTVTQAYSSVSYLMTDVSFGWLIRSVHRWSASMMVLMLILHVFRVYLTGGFKRPRELTWVTGVVMAVITVAFGVTGYSLPWDQVGYWAVKIVSGVPAAIPVIGDFMVELLRGGESVGQSTLTRFYSLHTFVLPWSLAVFMLMHFLMIRKQGISGPL
- a CDS encoding HD domain-containing protein; the encoded protein is MSIKRIFHDPIHKEIVFDSGKPEELMIMELIDTVAFQRLRRIKQLGAASLLFHGAESSRFTHSIGVFCIARKIYKRLIESKSSFCENKFVLYGAALLHDLGHGPLSHTSEKIFKHDHEQWSEKLVTKYSPINSILKKYDNELPRKIGELFQSKQLFSKPLKTLISSEIDCDRLDYLLRDSYNTGTNYGLVDLERIISALTFSPDGNIGIKPKGVIAIEHFLVLRNLMYRTIYNHRINEISTWILEKIIHTIKQNYEKKIWLDDSLHKWIFSPSKVDFNDFIRNDDVTFYYHLIRWKDESFEPLSTLCKMFIDRDLLKASDISFLSKLNRLKILAFATKLCEKNGYDSEIFCGIKERSFKSFNSNNALKIWDGTYQSALENNSALIKTLMRSEESSFIIYPGMIKNEIKNEISLLKSNS
- the petD gene encoding cytochrome b6-f complex subunit IV, whose product is MSTLKKPDLSDPKLRAKLAKGMGHNYYGEPAWPNDLLYIFPVVILGTIACVVGLAVLDPAMLGDKANPFATPLEILPEWYLYPVFQILRVVPNKLLGIALQTLIPLGLMILPFIENVNKFSNPFRRPIAMSVFLFGTFLTIYLGIGACLPIDKSLTLGLF
- the minD gene encoding septum site-determining protein MinD; translation: MGKTTRTILICSGKGGVGKTTLTANLGIALANSGATTAVLDADFGLRNLDLLLGLENRIVYTAQDVLDNNCRLDQALVRHKKEPNLALLPAGDPRMLDWMKPEDMKKISELLSENFDFVLVDCPAGVEDGFKNALAACKEAIVVTNPELSAVRDADRVIGILNTSDIEPIQLVINRVRPNMMASQEMLSIEDVQGILSLPLLGIVLEDEQVIISTNRGEPLTLSDRRSPAKKCYLNVSQRLTNKDVPIIDPKKEGKSLKDKFIRLMQTKVF
- a CDS encoding glycoside hydrolase 100 family protein, whose amino-acid sequence is MAERFSQKNLRVRPSSDEEKIVTNAKKHFEKTLVEISGELVGSVAALEHPTKNKKLNYGEIFLRDNVPVMIYLITQKRYEIVKKFLTVCLELQSTNYQTRGVFPTSFVEENGKLIGDYGQRSIGRITSADASLWWPILCWYYVNKSGDFAFGKSQSVQRGIQLLLDLVLHPTFEGTPVLFVPDCAFMIDRPMDVWGAPLEVEVLLHGCLKSCINLMELSRADHVSRLLDQRLILTNQWVKDLGSFLLKHYWVTSQTMQILRRRPTEQYGDDQHFNEFNVQPQVVPSWLQDWLENRGGYLIGNIRTGRPDFRFYSLGNSLACMFGVLPPAEQRALFRLVLHNRQHLMAQMPMRICHPHMDVEEWQNKTGSDPKNWPWSYHNGGHWPSLLWFFGTAVLLHQKKFPSDDVILMEEMKSLIEESYWCQLNQLPKQEWAEYFDGPTGTWVGQQSRTYQTWTIVGFLLMHHFLRVENNDLDMFKI
- a CDS encoding septum site-determining protein MinC, with the translated sequence MEIVLKNTKSKYLEIFSLLDLNNIHETFKRFSYIKEALEAKIFVINESISSHQLAKLKNHFDKINICSLRIYSNNRYTILSGKFLKIDSVFIKEQEIKNKLLLFNSKKKDDILHKGTVRSGERISSNGNLCIIGDVNPGAIVSAKKNIYVWGKLLGIAFAGKSGNTNASITSLYLNPLQLRIADVIAIGPKDKPKSCYPEIALIDKQTIIIKPHIIESKN
- the minE gene encoding cell division topological specificity factor MinE — translated: MMTLRDLINKLLGRETSSANTARERLQLVLAHDRVDMSSLTTDLLDKMRKEILDVVAKYVEIDFEEVAVSLETEDRMTALVANLPIKRTISGEIKFKKTDKTDKANKNIKK
- the ctpZ gene encoding carboxyl-terminal processing protease CtpZ — protein: MNSSFNKLLTFKTVITVSMIIVFSINLLLIERVDALSDSRQLVLDAWTLVNEGFYDPEKFDEIQWKRIRQKTLQKQIETSEEAYSAIEDMLRPLDDPYTRVLRPKDYELLKSSNFGSEINGVGLQLGEDDDNKVKVISTLGGSPAEEAGIVSGDIIESVDGISSEKLGLASTASKLRGESGTKVLVELSSESGEIREVDLERRSVDLRPVRTKRLRDDSHTIGYLRITQFSESVPKKVEEALQELNEKDVEGLILDLRNNSGGLVSSGIAVADSLLSEKPVVETKDRNGIKDAIISQKETSFDGPMVTLVNKGTASASEILAGALQDNERSILMGEQTYGKGLIQSLKSLGEDSGIAITVASYLTPKGNNIQGQGMTPDKLLDLPDTSDYGSTDDKWVKNAELFLGSLLEKEEVAVQTIELNNEKLNLEMAKD
- a CDS encoding L-threonylcarbamoyladenylate synthase; its protein translation is MNLIDYRSAIKTLKSGLPIIFPTDTLPAIGCLPKFSNIIYEFKKRDRDKPLILMGSEHKQLIDYVHESAKEDYENIASKYWPGALTMVIPASEKQTSILTSNDLTLGLRIPNSYIAQSLIRETGPLLTSSANISGFKGSITVEGIALDFPSLQILNPTPWEKSSGKASTIIFWKKSGDWSLIREGEVLVRELH